From Cellulomonas chengniuliangii, the proteins below share one genomic window:
- a CDS encoding putative glycolipid-binding domain-containing protein, translating to MRCPRELPPFAAWRFVGAVDGFEVVYLASGSLRGHTSAVEDGRAHAVAYEITLDGWVTREVRVRSDTVDGPRATVLVSDGHGRWTVDGAPAPQLEGLVDVDLEASACTNTLPVHRLTMPVGEVVAVAAVYVQAADLVVRRLDQTYRRLDDHRFAYTSEGGFEAVLTYDDAALVLDYPGIAARFA from the coding sequence GTGCGATGCCCGCGCGAGCTGCCCCCGTTCGCCGCCTGGCGGTTCGTCGGCGCGGTCGATGGGTTCGAGGTGGTCTACCTCGCGTCGGGGAGCCTCCGCGGGCACACCTCCGCCGTTGAGGACGGCCGCGCGCACGCCGTCGCGTACGAGATCACGCTCGACGGGTGGGTCACCCGGGAGGTGCGCGTCCGCTCGGACACCGTGGACGGGCCCCGCGCCACCGTCCTTGTCAGCGACGGGCACGGCAGGTGGACCGTCGACGGCGCCCCCGCACCGCAGCTGGAAGGGCTCGTCGACGTCGACCTCGAGGCGTCGGCCTGCACGAACACCCTGCCCGTCCACCGACTGACGATGCCCGTCGGGGAGGTCGTCGCCGTCGCCGCTGTCTACGTGCAGGCGGCCGACCTCGTCGTGCGGCGGCTCGACCAGACCTACCGGCGTCTCGACGATCACCGGTTCGCGTACACGTCGGAGGGCGGGTTCGAGGCGGTCCTCACCTACGACGACGCCGCGCTCGTGCTCGACTACCCCGGGATCGCGGCGCGGTTCGCCTAG
- a CDS encoding ABC transporter ATP-binding protein: MATPITVEATGTAVRLVDIHKTYPGREPVHALRGVSLELLAGSVTAVVGQSGSGKSTLLNCAAGLDTPSQGSVVVGGHDLTTLRPDDLTRFRREHVGFVFQAYNLIGHLTAGENVRLPLVLAGRPVDPAWESALLEFLGVPHLMDRLPGELSGGQAQRVAIARALITRPAVVFADEPTGALDSRTGAAVLQVLRDTARELGQTVVIVTHDAGVAAAAERVVVLADGLVVDQLEHPTPERVTASLLLTKGR, translated from the coding sequence ATGGCCACGCCCATCACGGTTGAGGCGACCGGCACCGCGGTCCGCCTCGTCGACATCCACAAGACCTACCCGGGCCGCGAGCCCGTCCACGCCCTGCGCGGGGTGTCCCTGGAGTTGCTCGCCGGCTCCGTGACCGCCGTCGTCGGCCAGTCCGGCTCGGGCAAGTCGACCCTGCTGAACTGCGCGGCAGGGCTCGACACCCCCAGCCAGGGCTCCGTCGTCGTCGGGGGTCATGACCTCACGACGCTGCGACCCGACGACCTCACCCGGTTCCGCCGCGAGCACGTCGGCTTCGTCTTCCAGGCCTACAACCTCATCGGACACCTGACGGCCGGCGAGAACGTGCGGCTGCCGCTCGTGCTCGCCGGCCGCCCGGTCGACCCGGCGTGGGAGTCGGCGCTGCTGGAGTTCCTCGGCGTGCCGCACCTCATGGACCGGCTGCCGGGCGAGCTGTCCGGCGGGCAGGCCCAGCGCGTCGCGATCGCCCGGGCGCTCATCACGCGGCCCGCCGTCGTCTTCGCCGACGAGCCCACGGGCGCGCTGGACTCCCGGACCGGGGCCGCGGTGCTCCAGGTGCTGCGGGACACGGCCCGCGAGCTCGGGCAGACCGTCGTCATCGTGACGCACGACGCGGGGGTCGCCGCAGCGGCAGAGCGGGTCGTCGTCCTCGCGGACGGGCTGGTCGTCGACCAGCTCGAGCACCCCACCCCTGAGCGGGTCACCGCCAGCCTCCTCCTCACGAAGGGCCGGTGA
- a CDS encoding FtsX-like permease family protein, protein MWQLASSGVRAHRGAFAGTAVVLAVAAAVLAVTGVLFESGLRLQGEGDASAGGLLVSLSTSYAGTLIVVVVMVVAATVSLALRSRRREFALLRAVGATPSQVRRSVTLEVAVVSLVAAPLGAVAGLFGARLLDPVLVRSGMVAPDFASHLSPLPVLAAVALIAVTAVPVGRLGAREAARTAPTAALQQSAVEDRHVGLGRRITALVMTLGGLAMAFSPLWIPGTTGSAAASLSAFLLIGAAALAGPVLVGWIFDRVARAHPSGGRPATMLAVRNVRGFSRRLTTVVVPLALVVSAATIQTSVDRAMTTAIEQEFVAAVATDLVVTPTEDATQDLAAQVAAAPGVEAAVPLGTLPGEVRSVDDGAETWEAAALRVVPADTAALDPDVEKGSLADIDAPDTVAVSSDTAYTSGAGLGETLTIRLGDDVVDATVVAVYSRGLGVGGIVTGAATAEAHGLPVMADTLLVDVADGTDVADATAAITALGATAADPRTHITATVQAGGDNAVGNALLMLLLAVVAVGAASTLAMTTVARRDELALLHRTGTTRRQLLGMTTVEAAITGVTAWVVGTVAVAPAVIGVSAGMLEGLPVVAVPAYVIVSAAVVAFALVATALAARPTTRVATAVA, encoded by the coding sequence ATGTGGCAGCTCGCGTCCTCGGGCGTCCGCGCCCACCGCGGGGCCTTCGCCGGCACCGCCGTCGTCCTGGCCGTCGCCGCGGCCGTCCTCGCCGTCACGGGCGTGCTCTTCGAGTCGGGCCTGCGCCTGCAGGGCGAGGGGGACGCGTCCGCCGGAGGCCTCTTGGTCTCCCTCTCGACCTCCTATGCCGGCACGCTGATCGTCGTCGTGGTGATGGTCGTCGCGGCGACCGTCAGCCTCGCGCTGCGCAGCCGTCGCCGTGAGTTCGCGCTGCTGCGTGCGGTCGGCGCCACCCCGTCGCAGGTGCGGCGTTCCGTCACCCTCGAGGTGGCCGTCGTGTCGCTCGTCGCGGCCCCGCTGGGCGCGGTCGCCGGGCTGTTCGGCGCCCGGCTCCTCGACCCGGTGCTCGTCCGCAGCGGGATGGTCGCGCCCGACTTCGCGTCGCACCTCTCGCCGCTGCCCGTCCTGGCCGCCGTCGCCCTGATCGCGGTCACCGCGGTGCCTGTGGGCCGGCTCGGCGCCCGGGAGGCGGCACGCACCGCACCGACCGCGGCGCTCCAGCAGAGCGCCGTCGAGGACCGCCACGTGGGGCTCGGCCGCCGGATCACCGCGCTGGTGATGACCCTCGGGGGCTTGGCCATGGCGTTCAGCCCGCTGTGGATCCCCGGCACGACCGGGAGCGCGGCGGCGTCGCTGTCCGCGTTCCTGCTCATCGGCGCCGCTGCGCTCGCGGGGCCCGTCCTCGTCGGCTGGATCTTCGACCGCGTGGCGCGGGCGCACCCGTCCGGTGGCCGCCCGGCCACGATGCTCGCGGTCCGCAACGTGCGCGGCTTCTCCCGGCGGCTCACGACGGTCGTCGTGCCGCTCGCGCTGGTCGTCTCCGCGGCGACCATCCAGACCAGCGTGGACCGGGCCATGACGACCGCCATCGAGCAGGAGTTCGTCGCGGCCGTCGCCACGGACCTCGTCGTCACACCGACCGAGGACGCCACGCAGGACCTGGCCGCGCAGGTCGCCGCCGCGCCCGGCGTCGAGGCAGCCGTCCCGCTCGGGACCCTCCCGGGAGAGGTCCGCAGCGTGGACGACGGCGCGGAGACCTGGGAGGCGGCTGCTCTGCGGGTCGTGCCCGCCGACACCGCTGCGCTCGACCCCGACGTGGAGAAGGGCTCACTCGCCGACATCGACGCCCCGGACACGGTGGCCGTCAGCAGCGACACGGCGTACACGAGCGGCGCCGGCCTGGGCGAGACGCTCACGATCCGGCTCGGCGACGACGTCGTCGACGCCACCGTCGTCGCGGTGTACTCCCGTGGCCTCGGCGTCGGGGGGATCGTCACCGGTGCGGCGACGGCCGAGGCGCACGGGCTGCCCGTGATGGCCGACACCCTGCTGGTCGACGTCGCTGACGGCACGGACGTCGCGGACGCCACAGCCGCGATCACCGCCCTGGGCGCCACCGCGGCCGACCCGAGGACCCACATCACCGCGACGGTCCAGGCCGGGGGCGACAACGCGGTCGGGAACGCGCTCCTCATGCTGCTCCTCGCCGTCGTCGCGGTCGGCGCCGCGAGCACGCTGGCCATGACCACGGTGGCGCGCCGCGACGAGCTCGCGCTGCTGCACCGCACCGGCACCACCCGCCGCCAGCTCCTGGGCATGACCACCGTCGAGGCCGCGATCACCGGCGTGACGGCATGGGTGGTGGGAACGGTGGCGGTGGCGCCCGCGGTGATCGGCGTGAGCGCGGGGATGCTCGAAGGGCTGCCCGTGGTGGCTGTGCCGGCGTACGTCATCGTCAGTGCGGCCGTGGTCGCCTTCGCCCTCGTCGCGACCGCGCTCGCGGCACGCCCGACGACCCGGGTGGCGACTGCCGTCGCGTAG
- a CDS encoding NYN domain-containing protein gives MSAAGIVDRPEPVRSFRCALFVDFDNVYIGLRRLDPAAADAFANNPAHWLSELESGTDSEGEFTRRFLVRACYLNPSAFSQFRPNFTRAGFQVVDCPSLTQQGKSSADINLVLDAVDALNASTRYEEFVIVSADADFTPLALRCRADDRRVTIITAGPAAAAYRAVADAVVTADDLAELVMPAVETAAVAEIVESEPSRERTAAATEPVPAEAAPQPASSSPGRRAALRSVRAADRPILAGSVAQIAQKADPTLPATRWEGAGSFFAWLAQHVPEVAAASRPAPGFVWDPKRFGEADLPGAVADVDPSALQRQVVAVTDTPGLSAKQYRVVLTALAADLAAHPFERAETSRRVRDVCRAKGALVGRSTVNYVISGVLFAGLTLGPGTSARDLAEAWAENVVGLCRGARMELSPGDVAAIRAWVGGGLLDA, from the coding sequence GTGAGTGCTGCAGGGATCGTCGACCGACCGGAGCCCGTCCGCAGCTTCCGGTGCGCGCTGTTCGTGGACTTCGACAACGTGTACATCGGGCTGCGCCGGCTGGACCCGGCGGCGGCCGACGCGTTCGCGAACAACCCCGCGCACTGGCTGAGCGAGCTCGAGTCCGGCACCGACTCGGAGGGCGAGTTCACGCGGCGGTTCCTGGTCCGCGCGTGCTACCTCAACCCGTCGGCGTTCTCGCAGTTCCGTCCCAACTTCACGCGAGCCGGGTTCCAGGTGGTCGACTGCCCGTCGCTGACCCAGCAGGGCAAGTCGAGCGCCGACATCAACCTGGTGCTCGACGCGGTGGACGCACTGAACGCCTCCACCCGCTACGAGGAGTTCGTCATCGTCTCGGCGGACGCGGACTTCACGCCCCTCGCGCTGCGGTGCCGCGCGGACGACCGGCGCGTCACGATCATCACCGCCGGCCCGGCCGCTGCGGCGTACCGGGCGGTGGCCGATGCGGTCGTCACGGCCGACGACCTGGCCGAGCTCGTCATGCCGGCGGTGGAGACGGCGGCGGTGGCCGAGATCGTGGAGTCGGAGCCCTCTCGGGAGCGCACCGCGGCCGCGACCGAGCCCGTGCCCGCAGAGGCCGCCCCGCAGCCGGCATCGAGCTCGCCGGGGCGCCGGGCCGCGCTGCGCAGCGTGCGTGCCGCGGACCGTCCGATCCTCGCGGGGAGCGTCGCGCAGATCGCGCAGAAGGCCGACCCGACGCTGCCCGCGACCCGCTGGGAGGGCGCCGGCAGCTTCTTCGCCTGGCTCGCCCAGCACGTCCCGGAGGTGGCCGCTGCCTCGCGTCCCGCCCCCGGGTTCGTGTGGGACCCGAAGCGCTTCGGCGAGGCGGACCTGCCCGGCGCGGTGGCCGACGTGGACCCGAGCGCGCTGCAGCGCCAGGTCGTGGCGGTCACCGACACCCCGGGGCTGAGCGCCAAGCAGTACCGCGTGGTGCTGACCGCGCTCGCGGCTGACCTCGCCGCGCACCCGTTCGAGCGGGCCGAGACGTCACGGCGGGTGCGCGACGTCTGTCGCGCCAAGGGAGCGCTCGTTGGGCGCTCGACGGTCAACTACGTCATCTCCGGCGTGCTGTTCGCCGGGCTCACCCTGGGGCCGGGCACGAGCGCGCGCGACCTCGCGGAGGCGTGGGCCGAGAACGTCGTCGGCCTGTGCCGTGGGGCGCGCATGGAGCTCAGCCCCGGGGACGTCGCGGCGATCCGCGCCTGGGTCGGGGGCGGCCTGCTCGACGCGTGA
- a CDS encoding vWA domain-containing protein, whose protein sequence is MIAAVSVVAVAVALGSCSTDGTMDGSAAHDVAYEDSVAPEAWRDAPMDAQEEYDDSPEQPFQDVTTSPLSTFASDVDTASYSNLRRQLLHGVAPEGVRIEELVNYFDYDYPAPEADAVDPFTVTTQIADAPWAPDHQLAMIGVQATAAVPTSRGNNIVFLLDVSGSMGEPNKLPLLADSFELLVDQLDEDDTVSIVTYAGSEQVVADSVPGDQRDHLVRALRELRAGGSTGGAAGLQTAYELASKNFVEGGNNRVVLATDGDFNVGPSTPEQLTDLIEEHARSGVYISVLGFGMGNLKDNTMEAIADHGNGNYAYIDTIDEARKVLVDEFDSTMFVVAQDLKVQVEFNPATIAQYRLLGYDNRRLEDEEFDDDTKDAGDVGAGHSVTAFYELVPARGEARGDDLDYQTVHAGDSTDFLTVHVRYKQPGATASTEVVHPATASAYTRTPSTDFRFASAVVEFGLAVTGSRHAADADPGRARERAAAASGEDAYGLRSEFVGLIDTYLGLTE, encoded by the coding sequence ATGATCGCCGCTGTGTCGGTGGTCGCGGTCGCGGTCGCGTTGGGCTCGTGCAGCACGGACGGCACGATGGACGGCTCCGCGGCGCATGACGTGGCCTACGAGGACTCCGTCGCGCCCGAGGCGTGGCGTGACGCCCCGATGGACGCGCAGGAGGAGTACGACGACTCGCCGGAGCAGCCGTTCCAGGACGTCACGACGAGCCCGTTGTCGACGTTCGCGTCCGACGTCGACACCGCGTCGTACAGCAACCTGCGCCGCCAGCTGCTCCACGGCGTCGCGCCGGAGGGGGTGCGGATCGAGGAGCTGGTCAACTACTTCGACTACGACTACCCGGCCCCCGAGGCTGACGCGGTGGACCCGTTCACCGTCACCACGCAGATCGCGGACGCGCCCTGGGCGCCCGACCACCAGCTCGCCATGATCGGCGTGCAGGCCACGGCCGCGGTTCCCACCAGCCGCGGCAACAACATCGTCTTCCTGCTCGACGTGTCCGGCTCGATGGGCGAGCCGAACAAGCTGCCCCTCCTGGCCGATTCGTTCGAGCTCCTCGTGGACCAGCTCGACGAGGACGACACCGTCTCCATCGTGACCTACGCGGGTAGCGAGCAGGTGGTCGCCGACTCGGTGCCGGGCGACCAGCGCGACCACCTGGTCAGGGCCCTGCGCGAGCTGCGGGCCGGAGGATCGACCGGCGGCGCTGCGGGACTGCAGACGGCGTACGAGCTGGCGTCCAAGAACTTCGTCGAGGGCGGGAACAACCGGGTCGTCCTGGCGACCGACGGAGATTTCAACGTGGGCCCGTCCACCCCCGAGCAGCTCACCGACCTCATCGAGGAGCACGCCCGGTCGGGGGTGTACATCTCGGTGCTCGGATTCGGGATGGGGAACCTCAAGGACAACACCATGGAGGCCATCGCCGATCACGGGAACGGCAACTACGCGTATATCGACACCATCGACGAGGCGCGCAAGGTTCTGGTGGACGAGTTCGACTCGACGATGTTCGTCGTCGCCCAAGACCTCAAGGTCCAGGTCGAGTTCAACCCCGCGACCATCGCCCAGTACCGGCTGCTGGGCTACGACAACCGGCGCCTCGAGGACGAGGAGTTCGACGACGACACCAAGGACGCCGGCGACGTCGGCGCCGGGCACTCGGTCACCGCGTTCTACGAGCTCGTGCCCGCTCGAGGCGAGGCGCGCGGCGACGACCTCGACTACCAGACCGTCCACGCGGGCGACTCCACCGATTTCCTGACCGTGCATGTGCGCTACAAGCAGCCGGGCGCCACCGCCAGCACCGAGGTCGTGCACCCCGCCACCGCCAGCGCCTACACCCGGACGCCGTCGACCGACTTCAGGTTCGCCTCCGCGGTGGTCGAGTTCGGCCTCGCGGTGACGGGATCACGGCATGCCGCGGACGCCGACCCGGGCCGGGCGCGCGAACGCGCCGCCGCCGCGTCCGGCGAGGACGCCTACGGTCTTCGATCAGAGTTCGTCGGCCTGATCGACACCTATCTGGGCCTCACCGAATGA
- a CDS encoding cold shock domain-containing protein, whose product MPQGTVRWFDADRGFGFIAPEDEAEDLFVHASEILGEDGPKVLREGQTVEFEIGEGDRGPQARRVQVTGDQPAGAPVGVLGTVTWYEPTKGYGFITPDGRGAEIFVHSSAIVGGGVISEGQRVAFMVVDGEKGPQAEHLLPLGADAAPQGGADGADGTVSWYDPEKGFGFVVPDAGGDDVFVHHRALAGGLTELYEGDRVAYEVAESERGLQARNLHLVGEAAPQGAPAGPPPGRPGRQSASDAPVRGGEGVVARYDAERGFGFITPDAGGADLFVHVSVLRGAEALQEGDRVQYKVRQGDRGPQADHVERL is encoded by the coding sequence GTGCCCCAGGGGACTGTCCGCTGGTTCGACGCCGATCGGGGTTTCGGGTTCATCGCCCCCGAGGACGAGGCTGAGGACCTGTTCGTGCATGCGTCCGAGATCCTCGGCGAGGACGGGCCGAAGGTGCTCCGCGAGGGGCAGACGGTCGAGTTCGAGATCGGCGAGGGGGACCGCGGCCCGCAGGCGCGCCGCGTCCAGGTCACGGGCGACCAGCCCGCTGGCGCGCCGGTCGGTGTGCTCGGCACCGTCACCTGGTACGAGCCGACCAAGGGGTACGGGTTCATCACGCCGGACGGCCGCGGCGCGGAGATCTTCGTGCACAGCTCGGCCATCGTGGGCGGTGGTGTCATCTCCGAGGGCCAGCGCGTGGCCTTCATGGTCGTCGACGGGGAGAAGGGGCCGCAGGCGGAGCACCTGCTGCCGCTCGGGGCGGACGCCGCCCCGCAGGGAGGCGCTGACGGGGCGGACGGCACCGTGTCCTGGTACGACCCGGAGAAGGGCTTCGGCTTCGTCGTCCCCGATGCCGGCGGCGACGACGTCTTCGTCCACCACCGCGCCCTCGCCGGCGGGCTCACCGAGCTGTACGAGGGTGACCGGGTGGCGTACGAGGTCGCCGAGAGCGAGCGGGGCCTGCAGGCACGCAACCTGCACCTCGTGGGCGAGGCGGCTCCTCAGGGCGCGCCCGCCGGGCCGCCCCCGGGTCGGCCAGGGCGCCAGTCGGCATCCGACGCTCCCGTGCGCGGCGGCGAGGGCGTCGTCGCCCGCTACGACGCGGAGCGCGGATTCGGCTTCATCACCCCGGACGCGGGAGGCGCCGACCTGTTCGTGCACGTGTCGGTCCTCCGAGGCGCCGAGGCGCTGCAGGAGGGCGACCGGGTCCAGTACAAGGTGCGCCAGGGCGACCGGGGACCGCAGGCCGACCACGTCGAGCGGCTCTGA
- a CDS encoding DUF4395 domain-containing protein: protein MIDVPRIVIAQTSAPLVGVARPGFDVPVIDERAVRAAAGILFLAGAIAFGFAAATGTARPLQPFGMFFMLDMALRVTVGDRWSPTLAVGRLVVRRQAPEWVGAPQKTFAWWLGFGLATISCASMGLLAAPLWLTLALCALCLSLLFAETAFGICVGCALQRAFSATPPRHCPGDTCATPS, encoded by the coding sequence GTGATCGACGTCCCACGCATCGTGATCGCCCAGACATCGGCGCCGCTGGTCGGCGTCGCGAGGCCGGGCTTCGACGTGCCGGTGATCGACGAGCGTGCTGTCCGCGCCGCCGCGGGGATCCTCTTCCTCGCGGGGGCGATCGCGTTCGGCTTCGCCGCGGCGACGGGGACGGCCCGTCCGCTTCAGCCCTTCGGCATGTTCTTCATGCTCGACATGGCGTTGCGCGTGACCGTCGGCGATCGCTGGTCGCCGACCCTCGCCGTCGGGCGACTGGTCGTCCGACGGCAGGCGCCCGAGTGGGTCGGGGCGCCGCAGAAGACGTTCGCCTGGTGGCTGGGGTTCGGGCTGGCCACCATCTCGTGCGCCAGCATGGGGCTGCTGGCCGCACCCCTGTGGCTGACGCTCGCCTTGTGCGCCCTGTGCCTGTCGCTGCTGTTCGCCGAGACCGCCTTCGGCATCTGCGTCGGATGCGCCCTGCAGCGCGCGTTCAGCGCGACGCCCCCACGGCACTGCCCCGGCGACACGTGCGCCACCCCGAGCTGA
- the trxA gene encoding thioredoxin yields MSTTTLTSETFEQTVSGDGIVFVDFWAAWCGPCRAFAPVFEDVAARNPDIVFGKVDTEAEQGLAAGFGITSIPTLMVFRDGVLVFSQPGALRAPQLEQLVDGARALDMDDVRRQLAERGASTPHA; encoded by the coding sequence GTGAGCACGACCACTCTCACCTCCGAGACCTTCGAGCAGACCGTCTCAGGCGACGGCATCGTCTTCGTCGACTTCTGGGCCGCATGGTGCGGGCCCTGCAGGGCGTTCGCGCCCGTCTTCGAGGACGTCGCGGCACGCAACCCTGACATCGTGTTCGGCAAGGTCGACACCGAGGCCGAGCAGGGCCTCGCCGCGGGTTTCGGCATCACCTCGATCCCGACGCTCATGGTCTTCCGCGACGGCGTCCTCGTCTTCTCCCAGCCCGGCGCACTGCGCGCCCCGCAGCTGGAGCAGCTCGTTGACGGCGCCAGGGCGCTCGACATGGACGACGTCCGACGCCAGCTCGCGGAGCGCGGCGCCAGCACGCCGCACGCGTGA
- a CDS encoding cellulose binding domain-containing protein, giving the protein MRLRTSPRPLRMVLAAAAAALVLGGVTAPAPALPADVSALAATAGCGRTPALATGNHTITSGGQSRQFRLDVPAGYDPNREYRLVVGLHWWHGTSQDVVNENYYGLKPLANNSTIFVAPQGIDNAWPNTNGRDVTFIDDVLRTVEAALCVDTTQRFATGFSYGGGMSNALACSRADVFRGVAVLNGAQLSGCAGGTQPIAYLGSHGVVDDVLNISQGRALRDRALRNNGCQAQQAPEPAAGSGQHTKTTYQCRDGFPVVWIASDSGHQWAARDRNQQQSFVPGEIWQFFTSLTSPTPTPTPTPTPTPTPTPTPTVSPTPTAGPTTPPPVGACTATYTTVNTWPGGFQGEVTVRAGAATSGWSVSWRTLGERVEQVWGGTLAPQGDLVVVRNAAWNGTLPANGTTTFGFIGSGSAPSPALSCATA; this is encoded by the coding sequence ATGCGACTGCGAACCTCACCACGGCCGCTGAGGATGGTGCTGGCGGCTGCCGCCGCGGCACTCGTCCTCGGCGGCGTCACGGCGCCCGCTCCGGCGCTGCCCGCCGACGTCTCAGCCCTGGCAGCCACAGCGGGCTGCGGCCGGACTCCTGCGCTCGCCACTGGCAACCACACGATCACCAGCGGCGGCCAGTCGCGCCAGTTCCGGCTCGACGTGCCCGCCGGCTACGACCCGAACAGGGAGTACCGCCTCGTCGTCGGACTGCACTGGTGGCACGGCACGTCCCAGGACGTCGTCAACGAGAACTACTACGGGCTCAAGCCGCTCGCCAACAACAGCACGATCTTCGTGGCCCCGCAGGGCATCGACAACGCGTGGCCCAACACGAACGGGCGCGACGTCACGTTCATCGACGACGTGCTGCGCACCGTCGAGGCCGCCCTCTGCGTCGACACCACGCAGCGGTTCGCCACCGGCTTCAGCTACGGCGGCGGCATGAGCAACGCGCTCGCGTGCTCCCGGGCCGACGTGTTCCGCGGCGTGGCCGTCCTCAACGGCGCCCAGCTCTCCGGGTGCGCCGGCGGCACGCAGCCCATCGCCTACCTCGGCTCGCACGGCGTCGTCGATGACGTCCTCAACATCTCCCAGGGGCGCGCGCTGCGCGACCGCGCGCTGCGGAACAACGGCTGCCAGGCGCAGCAGGCCCCCGAGCCTGCCGCAGGCAGCGGGCAGCACACCAAGACCACCTACCAGTGCCGGGACGGGTTCCCGGTGGTGTGGATCGCCTCGGACAGCGGCCACCAGTGGGCGGCTCGCGACCGCAACCAGCAGCAGTCGTTCGTGCCCGGCGAGATCTGGCAGTTCTTCACGTCGCTGACCTCTCCGACGCCGACGCCCACGCCGACCCCCACGCCCACTCCCACTCCCACTCCCACCCCCACGGTGAGCCCCACGCCGACAGCCGGGCCCACCACCCCGCCCCCGGTCGGCGCGTGCACCGCGACTTACACCACCGTCAACACGTGGCCCGGCGGGTTCCAGGGCGAGGTGACGGTGCGCGCCGGCGCCGCGACCAGCGGCTGGAGCGTGAGCTGGCGCACCTTGGGCGAGCGCGTCGAGCAGGTGTGGGGCGGCACGCTGGCGCCGCAGGGCGACCTAGTGGTGGTCCGCAACGCGGCCTGGAACGGCACGCTCCCGGCGAACGGCACCACGACGTTCGGGTTCATCGGCAGCGGCTCCGCGCCGAGCCCCGCACTGTCCTGCGCCACCGCCTGA
- a CDS encoding SDR family NAD(P)-dependent oxidoreductase — protein sequence MTTTLITGANKSLGLETTRRLIEAGHTVYAGMRDLANGGAAVELGARPMQLDVTDQASVDAALASLPELDVLVNNAGILGSSFGVDDLGTDAIEEVLSTNVVGVIRVTQAALPLLRRSRRPVIVNVASGVGWPRLLSTAGTDEFAVAAVPYAASKAAVIALTVQYAKNLPEFRVNVSDPGYTATDFNRHGGHQTVTEGTDATVTLALLGPDGPTGEFHNRHGRIEY from the coding sequence ATGACCACCACACTGATCACTGGGGCCAACAAGAGCCTCGGCCTCGAGACCACCCGCCGCCTGATCGAAGCAGGCCACACCGTCTACGCCGGGATGCGCGACCTCGCGAACGGCGGCGCCGCCGTGGAGCTCGGGGCCCGCCCGATGCAGCTCGACGTCACCGACCAGGCGAGCGTCGACGCCGCACTCGCCTCACTGCCCGAGCTCGACGTGCTCGTCAACAACGCCGGCATCCTCGGCTCCTCGTTCGGGGTCGACGACCTGGGCACGGACGCCATCGAGGAGGTGCTCAGCACGAACGTCGTCGGCGTCATCCGCGTCACCCAGGCGGCGCTGCCGCTGCTGCGCCGGTCCCGCCGGCCCGTCATCGTCAACGTCGCGTCGGGCGTCGGCTGGCCACGACTCCTCTCCACCGCCGGTACCGACGAGTTCGCGGTGGCCGCAGTGCCGTACGCGGCGTCGAAGGCCGCCGTCATCGCTCTCACGGTGCAGTACGCCAAGAACCTTCCCGAGTTCCGGGTCAACGTGAGCGACCCCGGGTACACCGCCACCGACTTCAACCGGCACGGCGGGCATCAGACGGTCACCGAGGGGACGGACGCGACAGTCACGCTCGCGCTGCTCGGTCCAGACGGTCCGACCGGCGAGTTCCACAACCGGCACGGCCGCATCGAGTACTGA